A genomic segment from Capra hircus breed San Clemente chromosome 7, ASM170441v1, whole genome shotgun sequence encodes:
- the DDX39A gene encoding ATP-dependent RNA helicase DDX39A, translated as MAEQDVENELLDYEEDEEPQAPPESAPPPPKKDVKGSYVSIHSSGFRDFLLKPELLRAIVDCGFEHPSEVQHECIPQAILGMDILCQAKSGMGKTAVFVLATLQQIEPVNGQVTVLVMCHTRELAFQISKEYERFSKYMPSVKVSVFFGGLSIKKDEEVLKRNCPHVVVGTPGRILALVRNRSLNLKNVKHFVLDECDKMLEQLDMRRDVQEIFRLTPHEKQCMMFSATLSKEIRPVCRKFMQDPMEVFVDDETKLTLHGLQQYYVKLKDSEKNRKLFDLLDVLEFNQVVIFVKSVQRCMALAQLLVEQNFPAIAIHRGMAQEERLSRYQQFKDFQRRILVATNLFGRGMDIERVNIVFNYDMPEDSDTYLHRVARAGRFGTKGLAVTFVSDENDAKILNDVQDRFEVNVAELPEEIDISTYIEQSR; from the exons ATGGCGGAACAGGATGTGGAAAACGAGCTTCTGGATTATGAGGAAGATGAAGAGCCCCAGGCACCTCCAGAGAGCGCTCCACCTCCCCCCAAGAAAGACGTTAAGGGTTCCTATGTTTCCATCCACAGCTCTGGCTTCCGGGACTTTCTGTTGAAGCCAGAGCTCCTGAGGGCCATAGTGGACTGTGGCTTTGAGCATCCATCAGAGG TCCAGCACGAGTGTATTCCGCAAGCCATCCTGGGCATGGACATCTTGTGCCAGGCCAAATCAGGGATGGGCAAGACAGCGGTTTTTGTGTTGGCCACTCTGCAGCAGATTGAGCCCGTCAACGGACAG GTGACGGTCCTGGTGATGTGCCACACTCGAGAGCTGGCCTTCCAGATCAGCAAGGAGTACGAGCGCTTCTCCAAATACATGCCCAGCGTCAAG GTGTCTGTGTTCTTTGGGGGCCTGTCCATCAAGAAGGATGAGGAGGTGTTGAAGAGGAACTGTCCCCACGTGGTGGTGGGGACGCCGGGCCGGATCCTGGCACTTGTGCGCAATAGGAGCCTCAACCTGAAGAATGTGAAGCACTTCGTGTTGGATGAGTGCGACAAGATGCTGGAGCAGCTGG ATATGCGGCGGGACGTGCAGGAAATCTTCCGCCTGACCCCCCACGAGAAGCAGTGCATGATGTTCAGCGCCACCTTGAGCAAGGAGATCCGACCCGTGTGCAGGAAGTTCATGCAAGAT CCCATGGAGGTGTTTGTGGACGACGAGACCAAGCTCACGCTGCACGGGCTACAGCAGTACTACGTGAAACTCAAGGACAGTGAGAAGAACCGCAAGCTCTTCGACCTCCTGGATGTGTTGGAGTTTAACCAG gtTGTGATCTTTGTGAAGTCAGTGCAGCGCTGCATGGCCTTGGCCCAGCTCCTGGTGGAACAGAACTTCCCAGCTATTGCCATCCACAGGGGCATGGCTCAGGAGGAGCG CCTGTCGCGCTATCAGCAGTTCAAGGACTTCCAGCGGCGGATCCTGGTGGCCACCAATCTGTTCGGCCGAGGGATGGACATTGAGCGCGTCAACATCGTCTTCAATTATGACATGCCTGAGGACTCGGACACCTACCTCCACCGT GTGGCCCGTGCGGGTCGCTTCGGTACCAAAGGCCTGGCCGTTACTTTCGTGTCTGACGAGAACGATGCCAAAATCCTCAATGATGTCCAGGACCGGTTTGAAGTGAACGTGGCAGAGCTTCCAGAAGAAATTGACATCTCCACATACA TTGAGCAGAGCCGGTAA